CCCTGGATCCGGGGGTCGGCGATCATCTCCGCGATCTGATCGGTCGAGGCGAAGACGTTGATGTAGGCATCGGCGGGCAGTCCGGCCTCGTGCAGCAGTCCCTCCATGAGCTGCGCCGACGCCGGACAGATCCCGGCGTGCTTGAGGATCACCGTGTTGCCGAGCATCAGGTTGGGCGCCGCGAACCGGGCCACCTGGTAGTACGGGTAGTTCCAGGGCATCACCCCGACGAGTGGCCCCACGGGTTCGAGCTGGACGACGGATTCGAGGGCACCCTGGACGTCGAGTTGCTCGGTGGTGAGCAGGTCCGGGCCGTGCTCGGAATACCAGCGGTAGATCGCCGCGGCGAGCTGGACCTCACCGAGAGCCTCCTTGTGGCGCTTGCCCATTTCGGTGGTGATGGATCGGGCGAGTTCCTCGGCGCGCTGCTCGTACAGATCCGCGGTACGGGCCAGGATCGCGGCACGCTGCTGCGGATCGGTCGCTCGATAGCGCTGGTACTCGGCACTGCTGCGGGACAGCACGTCCTCGACGCCCGTGTCGTCGAGGGTCGGGAAACGACGCTCCTCGCGTCCGGTGGCAGGGTTGACGGTCGCGTAAGTGGTCATGCCTCTCCAGCGTAGGCATCACACCTGCCCGTGCCACGGAATCAGCCATAGTCGACCGAACGGTCACCTCGTGGGCCCGGCGCAGTTCACTGCGCATCTACCGGAAGCACCCCGAAGCGGAGGAGATGCCCCGCGTCGGCCCACCCCAGATGGGGCCCGGCTCGTCCGACCGGGCAATTGTCGCCCGTTCCCCGGCGGGGGTGCAGCAGAACATGCTCTGATGGATCCACCGTTTCGGTTCCGGCCGATCCGGGTACGGCCAGTGTGTCCCCTCCCGAGGAGGTTCCGAAGTGACCGTCTCCCGTAGCTTTCCGCAGCAGGACCGAGTCCGTACCAATCGCAGCCATGTCGGCGAGGCGCTCACCGACACCCGCGGTTGGCCGGGATACGCCATGATCGGCACGGCCATCGCCGTGCTCGGGCTCTTCCTCGTCGCCGCCGGGTACGGCTTCACCGGCTGGGCGGCCATCACCGGCGGGACGTTCGCCGGCCTGATGATCGTCGGCGTCGCCCTGGTCCTGCTCGAACACCGACGGGTGCAGCGCGAGGAGGAGCGGCAGGATCGCGCCGCCCGCTCCTGACCTACCCAGTCTGCCTGGATCAGGACGGACGACGACGCCACCAGTCGGTGGCATTCTCGAAGGCCGCGGCGGCGGCGAGCACTCGTGCGTCGTCGTGCCTGGCACCGATCACCTGCAACCCCACCGGCAGGCCCTCCGCCGTGAACCCGCACGGCACCGAGATCGCGGGCTGCTGGGTGAGGTTGAACGGATACGTGTAGGGCGTCCATTCGGTCCACCGGCCCCGCGTCCATCGGCCGTCGGCGGGCGATTCGATTCCCGCCTCGAACGCGGTGATCGGCATGGTCGGGGTGACCAGCAGGTCGTAGCGCTCGTGGAAGGCACCCATCTTCACTCCGAGGTTCATCCGCTGCGCCATGGCCTCGAGGTAGTCCTGCGCGCTGAAGGCGCGCCCCTGCTCGCAGATGTCGGCCAGGCCCGGATCGAGTTCGGCGCGCTGGGCGTCGGTGAGATGTTCGGTGGCTTTCGCCGCCCCGGAGAACCACAGGCACTCGAAAGCCCAGACCGGATCGGTGAAGCCCGGATCCACCCCCTCGATCCGGGCTCCGAGGTCTGCCAGCACGCCGACGGCCTCGTCCACCGCGCGTCCGACTTCCGGATCCAGGGACGACACGAAGCCCAGATCCCGGCTGTAGGCGACGCGCAAGCCGCTCAGTGGGGTGTCCCCGGAGCCGGGTAGAGCCGTCGCGAGGCGGGCGGCGAAACTCTCTGCGGGCGGGGCCAGCGCGGACCAGTCCCGAGAGTCCCGTCCGGTGACGGCGTCCATCAACACGGCGGTGTCGGCGACCGTGCGGGTCACCGGCCCGACGTGTGCGAGAGTGCCGAACGGGCTCGGCGGATACAGCGGGACGGCCCCGTACGTCGCCTTGAATCCGACGACTCCGCAGAAGCTCCCGGGGATACGCACCGAGCCGCCACCGTCGGTGCCGAGCGCGAGCGGCCCCATGCCCGCGGCCACCGCGGCCGCTGCTCCCCCACTCGACCCACCCGAGGTGCGGTCGGTGTTCCACGGGTTGCGCGTGATGCCGGTCAGCGGACTGTCGGTGACGCCTTTCCAGGCGAGCTCCGGCGTGGTGGTCTTGCCCACGATGACCGCGCCCGATTCGCGCAGCCGCGCCACCGCGGGCGCGTCCTCGATCCACTCCTGGTCCGGGTTCACGCTCAGCGAGCCGCGCCGGGTCGGCCACCCCTTGGTGAGGAGAATGTCCTTCACCGAGGTCGGGACCCCGTCGATCGGCCCGAGCGGCTCCCGCGCGAGCCATCTCTTCTCCGAGGCCGCCGCCTCCTCTAGCGCGAAGTCCGGATCGAGCACACAATAGGCGTTGACAGTGTTGTCACGGTGAGAGATCTGTTCCAGCACTGCCCGGGTCGCCTCGAGTGGTGAGAGTTCCCCTCGCCGGTACGCGGAGGCCAGCTCGGTGGCCGTGAGGCCGGTGAGTTCATCGGATGCGAGTCTTTCGGTCACGGAACACTTCCTTCGCCATCGGCCCGTCTACTTCATCGATACACACAGTGCACGGCATCGGCCGTCGCTTCGTCGATGGTAGATTGTCAACAATAATGGGGTGAGATGATGAGTAAGGCAACTACCCGACAGCGATACATCGGGGTCATCGCGCCGTACGACTTCGCGCTCGATCGCGAGATCTGGAAGTGGGCCCCCAAGCGGGTCACGCTCATGCTCACCCGCACCTCGCACCTCGGACTGCCGTCCACGGTCGCGATGGCGGAGGGAATCAGCAGCGAGTACGCCCTGCGCAGCCGCACCCAGGCGCTACTCACCGCGGAACCCGACGTCGTCCTCTACCTCTGCACATCAGGCAGTTTCGTACGCGGGGCCGACGCCGAGAGGCAGATGCGCGAGGTCATGATCGACGCCGGTGCGCGTGAGGCCGTGACCACCTCGGGCTCCCTCGTCACGGCGGCACACGCCCTCGGCGTCCGGCGACTCGCCGTGGCCACGCCGTACATCGACACGGTCACGGACAAACTGCGCGACTTCCTCGGCGAGTCCGGCCTCGAGGTCGTGGGCGACTCCCGATTGGGACGGGACGAACGAATCTGGCAGATCGAGACGAAGATGATCCGCCGCCTGGTCCGCGCCGCCGACCGGCCCGACGCCGACGCGGTCTTCATCAGTTGCACGAACCTGCGCACGTATGGGCTCATCCGCGAACTCGAAGCAGAGCTGGGCAAACCCGTCCTCACCGCCAACCAGGTATCCGTCTGGAACGCACTGCGCGTGGCCGGAATCACACAGCCGAACCTCGAACAGCGCCTCTTTCTCGACACCCGATCCCCCGACCAGCACCTTTCCGACGACCACACCCCGACCACCGCCCTGGTGCCGATGCCGTCAGAGCGGACCCTCGTGGCGGCTGTACCGGAGAACCTCACCTTCGACGCCACGCATCCACATGTCGCGGGATGCGGCGGCCATCGCGTCGAGGCCACGCACCACGGAGGCGAACACGGTGCCCGGCACGAAGCCGAAGTCCGGGTTGAGTAGCAGATTGTTCCGCTCGTAGAAGAGGGCGAGATCGATCTTGCCCACCGCTTCGTCGCCGGCGTCACCGTATCCGTGGGATTTCGGACTGAGCTGCCAGGGCGCGAAGGTGAAGTACATGATGTCGCCGGGGATCGGGGTGATCGTCGGGTTCTCGAGCGGTGGTTCGTCCTCCGCGAACGCGTCCACCAGGGTGTAGATCTCGTTGCGCGCGTACTTCGCGTGATAGGCGTTCACGCCCTGAGGGAGCGCATTCCACACGGCCGTACAGGTTTTCGGCGCCACGTCGTCGAGCAGTTCGGCTACACAGGTGACGCCTCGCTTGGTGAGTGTGATGTCGATGTACCTGGTCATCCGCGCCCTTCCCCGTCCACTCTCGAGATGTATATTGTTGACAATCATCATGCAACGGAGGTGACATGGCCGCCAGTCGACCCACTGTGGGCATCCTCTACCCCGGCTTCTCCGCGGAGGACGACTTCCCCAGGTTCGAAGGACTTCTCGGCGGTGACGTCGCCCTCCCGGTCCAGCACACCCTCATGAACGAGGACGCGCACCGGCTCGACGCCCTGCTCGACTGGGGCCGTGACGACACGCTCGCCGCGGGAGCAGATGCCGCAGGACCGGTGGACGCCCTGGTGTGGACGTGCACGTCCGGCAGCTTCTGTTACGGGTGGGCCGGCGCCCATGACCAGGCCGCGGCGCTGGCCGCGCACGCCGGTGTCCCCGCATCGAGCACGTCACTCGCTTTCGCGCACGCACTCGATGCGCTCGGCATCGAGCGGGTCGCGATCTCGGCGACCTACCCCGCCGACGTCGCCGACCTGTTCCGCGCGTTCCTCGAGGACGGCGGCATCGACGTCGTCGCGGTGTCCAGTCACGAGATCGTCACCGCTGCCGAGGTCGGCACCCTGGACCGCCACCGCCTGTTCGCCGTCGCCGAGTCCGGCGACCACCCCGACGCCCAGGCAGTCCTGTTGCCGGACACCGCCTTCCACACCGCGGAACATCTGGAGGCTCTCGACACACACCTCGGGAAGCCGGTACTGACGGCGAATCAGGTGTCCGTGTGGGAGGCGTTGCGCCTCGTCGACGCCCCCCTGGTGCGTCCCGGCCTGGGTGCACTGTTCCGGGAGCGCCCAGCGGTCCGGACCGGCGACGCGAGGGCGAACAGCTCCGCCCAGTGATGCGCCGCGAGGGACTTCGGCAGATCGCTGTCGACGAGACCGTTCGCTCGCATCCACGAGGCCACAGCGGCTTTCGGCACCCCCGGCCGCGCCGAACGCACTATCTGCGTGAGTCCACGCCCGCGTCCGGTGAACACCCGGTGCACGAGGCGCTGATAGGCATCGCGGTCTTCGGACCGCACCAACGGTTCCGCTCTCCGGGTGATCGTGAGCAGACCACCGTCGACCCCGGGGCGCGGCACGAACGCCGAGGCGGAAACCTTGGACACGAGCCGGAACTCGAACCACGGCCACCACTGCGCCGTCATCATCGATGCCCCGCCGACACCGGCACGGCGCCGCGCCACCTCCCATTGCACGAGCAGTACGGCGTCGGTCCAGTGCCCGGCGTGGAGCAGCCGACGCAGCACAGCGGTGGTCTGATGGAAGGGCAGGTTCCCGACCACGACGTAGGGGGCCGTGGGTAATCGCCAGCGCAGGAAGTCGGCATGCACGACGCGAGTGGGAGGCACTGTCGACCGCCGTAGCTCTCGCACCAGGCGCTCATCGATCTCGACGGCGGTAAGCGGCCGGCCCAGGCGTTGCAGGGGCACGGTCAGGGCGCCGGCGCCCGCTCCGATCTCCACGATGGGTCCGGACGTGATGGCGGCGAGATCGACGATCGAGCGCGCTACCGAGGTGTCGACGAGGAAGTTCTGGCCGAGTTCGTGTCGGCCTGAGTGAAAGGTGTGCACAGGTATCTCCGCAGTTCGGAAAGTGACCCGGGCAGCACAAGACGCCGCCCGGCGAATTCACCGGTGCGGCGGTACGTATCCGTGATTCGATGCGTGGATCGACCGCCGCTAGGGGCGGCGGATCCTCGCCATGGCGATGCAGCAGACGGCACCTGTACAACACATGACGCAGAAGCTACGAGAGCGCGGCGCCGGGAGCAACCGAATATCGCGTCGATCCCGCACCCGAACGGCCGACCGTCAGTCGATCCCGAACGGCGCGGCGTACCGCACGGTGCCGGCCGGCAGTGCCTCCCCGTTCAGGGACAGCGCCATCAGCGCCTCGTCGGGAACCTCGATACTCAGCCGGATACCTGCCTCCGACGCGCGGGTGAACCCGAATCGCGGGTAGTAGGTGGAATGGCCGAGCACGATGACGAACTGCTCGCCCTGCCTCGTCGCGGCGTCGAGTGCCGCACGAGTGGCCGCGGAACCTGCTCCGGTGCGCTGATACTCGGGCAGGACGGCGCACGGCGCCAGGCACAGAGCCGGGACGTCGCCCACGTGGCAGCGAGTCAACAGCGCGTATCCCACGGGAGTGTCGTCGGTGCCCGTCGCCACCAGGGACAGCCCGTCGATCCACGCCGGGTCACCTCTCAGGGCATCGACGAGGTCGGCCTCTTCGTCAGTCTCGAATGCAGCCAGGTTGATCGCTCGAACGGCTGCGATGTCGGACCGTCTCTCGACGCGGGAGTTCCATTCGGCATTCGGCACCATTCCAGCATCCGGCGCGGCCGGCCCGCTGTCCAGCGAAATATCGCCGGCCGAAAACTCGGTTGCGTCCCCGAGGGCCCGGCGACGACACTGATCCGGGTCAAGATCGTTTCCTCGAGTAAGGATCAAAGATGGACGCCGTCACCACGGCGGAGATCGCCGGCGCCTTCCGGAACAGCAGCCGAAGCAAGGTCCGATCGGTGACCTATCCCGCCGGCCTGGAGGCCACCGCCTGGGAGGAACTCGACTTCCTGGGCTGGATCGACCCCAAGTCACCTCGCCGCGCCTACCTGGTCGCGCCGACCGGGAGCGGACTCGTCGCGATCGAGATGCGGGTTTCCGAGGGCGGCGGCGCCCGGGCATCGGCGTCGATGTGCACGCTCTGCCGGTCGGTGCACCGGCGCGGCGGCACCGCCCTGTTCAGCGCGACGAAGGTGGGGCCGGCCGGGAGGGCAGGCAACAGCGCCGGAACATACATCTGCACGGACCTGAACTGTTCGCTGTACGTACGCGGCATCCGCACCCTCCCGGGCACCCAGCCCGAGAAGTCGGTGCCGGTGCCGGACCGTATCGACGGTCTCGTACACCGGCTCACCAGCTTCCTGTCCGTGGTGGGAGCGGCGTGACTCACCCGCTCGCGGAAGACATCACGCACAAGACGGTGAAGACCCACGTCTCGTCGATCCCGGCGCGCGCAACCGCACCCATGCGGCGGTCCTGGCACTCGACGCGGGCCTCGTCGACGGATCGTGAGCGCGCCCTCACAGGTGCGGCGGGCTGATCCGGAACAGAAGCGTCTGCCCGCCGTACCAGGGATCGTCGTCGACGCCGAGTTCCTCGGCACCCAGCCGCCGAGCGAGTGCGGCGGACGGCTCGTTGTCCGGCCACATCCCGATCGTCAGTTCGTCCAGTCCGCCGTCGAAGGCACTGGCGATCATCGCCCGCGCGGCCTCCGTCGCGTACCCACGACCGGCAGCATCCGGGTGCAGGTGCCAGCCGGTCTCGTACTCGCCGACGAACCCGCCGTCGAGACGGTGCAGCCTGGTCACGTTCACGGCACCCACCACCGTGCCGATCTCGGCGACCTCGATGGCCAGGGTGCGCTGGTGCGGGTCGACGGCGTGCCGCTCGTGTGTGCGGTCGATCCATTCCTCGGCCTGGGCCAGGGTTTCCATCGGCACCCAGGGCGGGTTGCTCAGCCAGCGGATGACGTCGTAGATCGAGTGGATCGACAGGACGGTCGCCTCGTCGGCCACGGTGAAGGGACGCAGGATCAGGCGCTGGGTGCGGATCTCACACATGGCTCAGGAGCTTACGTATCCTCGCTTCTTGTCCACCACGTTGTGTAGTTGCTCGCCGCTGCGATACCGCTCGGCGTTGTCGACGAACAGCTGGGCCAACCGATTTCGCCAGCCCACGGCGTCGCCGCTCATGTGCGGCGAGATCAGCACCGAGTCCAGCGCCCACAGTGGGGAGTCCACCGGCAGGGGCTCGGTGTCGAAGACGTCGAGG
This genomic interval from Rhodococcus triatomae contains the following:
- a CDS encoding amidase; the protein is MTERLASDELTGLTATELASAYRRGELSPLEATRAVLEQISHRDNTVNAYCVLDPDFALEEAAASEKRWLAREPLGPIDGVPTSVKDILLTKGWPTRRGSLSVNPDQEWIEDAPAVARLRESGAVIVGKTTTPELAWKGVTDSPLTGITRNPWNTDRTSGGSSGGAAAAVAAGMGPLALGTDGGGSVRIPGSFCGVVGFKATYGAVPLYPPSPFGTLAHVGPVTRTVADTAVLMDAVTGRDSRDWSALAPPAESFAARLATALPGSGDTPLSGLRVAYSRDLGFVSSLDPEVGRAVDEAVGVLADLGARIEGVDPGFTDPVWAFECLWFSGAAKATEHLTDAQRAELDPGLADICEQGRAFSAQDYLEAMAQRMNLGVKMGAFHERYDLLVTPTMPITAFEAGIESPADGRWTRGRWTEWTPYTYPFNLTQQPAISVPCGFTAEGLPVGLQVIGARHDDARVLAAAAAFENATDWWRRRPS
- a CDS encoding GNAT family N-acetyltransferase → MVPNAEWNSRVERRSDIAAVRAINLAAFETDEEADLVDALRGDPAWIDGLSLVATGTDDTPVGYALLTRCHVGDVPALCLAPCAVLPEYQRTGAGSAATRAALDAATRQGEQFVIVLGHSTYYPRFGFTRASEAGIRLSIEVPDEALMALSLNGEALPAGTVRYAAPFGID
- a CDS encoding FBP domain-containing protein; this translates as MDAVTTAEIAGAFRNSSRSKVRSVTYPAGLEATAWEELDFLGWIDPKSPRRAYLVAPTGSGLVAIEMRVSEGGGARASASMCTLCRSVHRRGGTALFSATKVGPAGRAGNSAGTYICTDLNCSLYVRGIRTLPGTQPEKSVPVPDRIDGLVHRLTSFLSVVGAA
- a CDS encoding GNAT family N-acetyltransferase, with product MCEIRTQRLILRPFTVADEATVLSIHSIYDVIRWLSNPPWVPMETLAQAEEWIDRTHERHAVDPHQRTLAIEVAEIGTVVGAVNVTRLHRLDGGFVGEYETGWHLHPDAAGRGYATEAARAMIASAFDGGLDELTIGMWPDNEPSAALARRLGAEELGVDDDPWYGGQTLLFRISPPHL
- the erm gene encoding 23S ribosomal RNA methyltransferase Erm produces the protein MHTFHSGRHELGQNFLVDTSVARSIVDLAAITSGPIVEIGAGAGALTVPLQRLGRPLTAVEIDERLVRELRRSTVPPTRVVHADFLRWRLPTAPYVVVGNLPFHQTTAVLRRLLHAGHWTDAVLLVQWEVARRRAGVGGASMMTAQWWPWFEFRLVSKVSASAFVPRPGVDGGLLTITRRAEPLVRSEDRDAYQRLVHRVFTGRGRGLTQIVRSARPGVPKAAVASWMRANGLVDSDLPKSLAAHHWAELFALASPVRTAGRSRNSAPRPGRTRGASTRRNASHTDT
- a CDS encoding DUF3830 family protein, which gives rise to MTRYIDITLTKRGVTCVAELLDDVAPKTCTAVWNALPQGVNAYHAKYARNEIYTLVDAFAEDEPPLENPTITPIPGDIMYFTFAPWQLSPKSHGYGDAGDEAVGKIDLALFYERNNLLLNPDFGFVPGTVFASVVRGLDAMAAASRDMWMRGVEGEVLRYSRHEGPL